A window of Adhaeribacter arboris genomic DNA:
ATTCAAACCACAGAACAACAAATGCTTGCTTATTTACAAGCCACCTTAGATTCCGGCAACTTTAAAGCCGCCTTAAATTACCGCCAATTAGAAAGGTATCCGGCCGTACAAGAAATGGCGAAGAAGTACCAGGCCAATTTAGGCCGCACAAGTAAAGCCTGGCCAAACTCTGCTACCGACCCAGCTAGTTTGCTTTTGCAGGAACAATTACAACAATATGCGGCTCTAAGTAAGCAAAAGCAGATTTTAGAGCCTCAAGTAACCCGGGTAGGTACTACCGAATTACTCTACACTAAACCAATTGTAATGGCTAATTCGCTTTGTTTACAATGCCACGGCCAACCAGAAAAAACCTTACAACTGGAAAATCAAAAAGCTTTGCCAGCAAATTTTGCCACCCCGCACGCGGGTTATCAAACGGGCGACTGGGCCGGAATGTGGTACGTACGCTTTAAAACCAAAGGTATTTTAGATAGCATCACTCAGAAACGTAAAAAATCACGGCGCGGACAACCGCTATTTGGTAAGCCAGATTCGGTAAAGTGAGTTTGCTAGTGTTATACTCTTCTGTGTATGATAAGCTAAAAGCAGGGGAGGATAGGTAACGATTACTTTCTTATTTTTCTTTCTTTAACTGAATGGAATGACATTGGCCGGGAACATTTGCGCTCGTGTCTACTATTTGGCAGGTCTTCGGCCGGGTGAACCGACAAACTTTCGGAAAAGCAATGAGTCAAACTCCAACCGGCCAGAGCCCGGACGATGGACATCACGAGCGAGGACGCTCGCGATAGGAAGGTGTATTTAATTTAAATTAATGGTTTAAGGTTCAAAGAATCGCCCAGGAAAGCAATCCAAAAAACATAAACTGTAGAAAAAATACGAAAGGTGCTATAGGATTATTTTTTGAGAACGTTGCTTTTTGAAAATAAAACTGCAATAAAAGCGCGACACCAAACCAGCCAACAAAATTAGAAACAGGTATTTTGTTCCCCTGCCACGACCAGAAATCTAAATGTACCGCTACCGGTTCGATGAAATAGTCTAAAGCTACCATTAAAACAGCCCCTAGCACAGCTTTTATCACCCACGGAATGCGTTGGAAATA
This region includes:
- a CDS encoding c-type heme family protein; the protein is MPIRSFLNKQLSALRLLLPIISLLVNGSCEPKKLPNGKEIAEEMERHLVKRITGPMILQETRRVGDSLIQTTEQQMLAYLQATLDSGNFKAALNYRQLERYPAVQEMAKKYQANLGRTSKAWPNSATDPASLLLQEQLQQYAALSKQKQILEPQVTRVGTTELLYTKPIVMANSLCLQCHGQPEKTLQLENQKALPANFATPHAGYQTGDWAGMWYVRFKTKGILDSITQKRKKSRRGQPLFGKPDSVK